From the Trueperaceae bacterium genome, one window contains:
- a CDS encoding XdhC family protein, whose translation MNAAGRGRVGAPREVGAALAAQLEAGRPSVLVTLLAREGHGYAEPGAQLLLAWPAAAPFPDGPPPTPVAGRLSGGCLEAEVAARARAVTRGAPARTWRLDLRDDDPVGLGVACGGVLTVLAESIDPAGGDRSAWHAWADALAAGRPARRWGTDAGTCAWATPERRIVSDGAPPSLRRAAEGAPLAPAAPDVRARLRPVDGGWAHVAPAPPELVLVGADADAVAVARTLTFHGWDVTWFAPARDALAAAADAVAAAAGRRPAVRTLDARGVAATALAPDARVLVASHRLELDAAGILAASRAGVRWVGAVGSRARSGALRAAAATELGGAAADVRLEAPAGLDVGARGPEEIATAVAARLVADLRVATAP comes from the coding sequence GTGAACGCCGCCGGTCGGGGGCGCGTCGGCGCCCCGCGGGAGGTGGGGGCCGCCCTCGCGGCGCAGCTGGAGGCGGGCCGCCCGTCGGTCCTGGTGACGCTGCTCGCGCGCGAGGGACACGGCTACGCGGAGCCCGGAGCGCAGCTGCTGCTCGCGTGGCCGGCGGCCGCCCCGTTCCCGGACGGTCCGCCCCCGACACCGGTGGCGGGCCGCCTGTCGGGCGGCTGCCTGGAGGCGGAGGTCGCCGCCCGCGCGCGCGCCGTGACGCGGGGCGCGCCGGCGCGCACCTGGCGGCTGGATCTCCGCGACGACGACCCGGTCGGGTTGGGGGTCGCGTGCGGCGGCGTCCTCACCGTCCTCGCCGAGAGCATCGATCCCGCCGGGGGGGACCGGTCGGCGTGGCACGCGTGGGCGGACGCCCTGGCGGCCGGCCGTCCTGCGCGGCGCTGGGGGACCGACGCGGGGACGTGCGCGTGGGCGACCCCCGAGCGGCGGATCGTTTCCGACGGGGCGCCGCCCTCGCTGCGTCGCGCGGCGGAGGGGGCGCCGCTCGCGCCCGCCGCGCCCGACGTGCGCGCCCGCCTGCGACCGGTCGACGGGGGGTGGGCGCACGTCGCGCCGGCCCCACCGGAGCTGGTGCTGGTCGGGGCGGACGCCGACGCGGTCGCCGTCGCGCGCACCCTGACCTTCCACGGCTGGGACGTGACCTGGTTCGCGCCGGCCCGCGACGCGCTGGCGGCGGCCGCGGACGCCGTCGCGGCGGCGGCGGGGCGCCGGCCGGCGGTGCGCACGCTCGACGCGCGCGGCGTGGCCGCGACGGCCCTCGCGCCGGACGCGCGGGTGCTGGTGGCGTCGCACCGCCTGGAGTTGGACGCGGCGGGGATATTGGCGGCGTCGCGCGCCGGGGTGCGCTGGGTGGGGGCGGTCGGGAGCCGCGCGCGCTCGGGGGCGTTGCGCGCGGCGGCGGCGACCGAGCTCGGGGGGGCCGCGGCGGACGTCCGCCTCGAGGCGCCCGCCGGCCTGGACGTCGGGGCGCGCGGGCCGGAGGAGATCGCGACCGCCGTCGCGGCGCGCCTCGTCGCGGACCTCCGTGTGGCGACGGCACCG